The bacterium DNA segment AAGCCAAGTTTTTTTATGGAAGAAGGGTGAATGCTGCCTTTTCGTTTTATCTTAATAGGGCCTCGGCCGCAATCGGTCAGAGATGAAAAGGGGCAAAGGCGCCCGACTTTTATTAAGCGTATTAATACGGCTTTGTGCTTGATTTTTGTCCGGCGAATCGCTAACTTGCGCCTTGTTTAACGTTCATGTAAATCGAGAAATTTATGAGACAAAGATGGATTGTCGTGTGTCTGCTGGCCTGTTGGTGGAATGGACTGTTCGCCCAACGCGATGCCGGTTCACGCTCATCATCCGGCGCACAATCAGCGAACAGCGGTCTGCCTGCGGATACAACCAGGATGCGCTTTGATCGCTCCTTCGGCCGGCGTTCGATCTATGAACAAGTGTTGCCGATCGGAGAAAAATTGGCGTTGAGTGATTTTATTCTGAGAATAGAGAGGATAGACGATCAGATCAATTCCATTGCCGACAGCACACGGCTGAGATTTGAGGTTGTGGGGTTGAGCCGGCGTATCGATAAAATTACTCAAGACATCAACCTCATTCGGCAGAATACCCGGGGGCGTACTCCTTCGCTGAACATGAAAAATCTCTTTCTCTATCAGAATCTCGCTTTCGAGCTGGATCAGGAGAACGCTCGACTCCAGATGCGCACCACGGCTCTATATGATCGAGTGTATCGCGCCAAGGTGAATTTAAAGGCTGTTCTATCCGATACGGTATTCAAACGCCCCTACACCAACAAAGGCCCGCAGAACGAGTTAGACTTTAAGCTCCTGCGCCTAAAACGAAAATGGACGCGCACCGATTCATTGACGCGAGTCAGCATCGACAGTCTCAATTCTATCAAAATCAGGATTGCGGACAATTCCATGAACTTGTCCTCCATGCTCAACATGATGGAATTCCGGTTGGACCGAGCTGGACAACAGCTGGTTGGCCCTGAAACCAGCGTGATATGGCGTAAAGCGGTCTCCCGTCTCTCACCCGTTGAATCAGGGCGAAAGCCGGTCCCTATTCTTACCGGCGAGCAAAAAGCCATCGGCTATTATCTCAGGCATACAAAGGGCGAGCGGGTGGCGATCCTGGTTCTGGCCGGCCTGCTGCTTCTTTGGCTGTACGGCAAACGGAACCTGCTGAAAAGAATTGCCGGGCAGAGAGACCAGTTTGCCTTTCTGCACATGCGCTATTTGACCACCCATCCGATCCTTGCTCTGCTGCTGGTTGTATTGTGCGTGATGCTCTTTTTCGATGTTTACGCGCCCAGCTCGTTCAGCGCGGTTGAACATTTGTTGATTCTGGCGCCGGCGTCGGTCCTTTTCTGTAAACTGGAGGAGCGCCGGTTCTCGAGGTGCTGGATCGGCCTGGGGCTGCTGTTCTTGGCCCTGTTCATCACCCAACTCGCCCTTGAACCCTCGTTGGCGGTCAGAATAGGGCTTTTGATCCTGTACGCAGCCACGCTTTGGCTGGCCATCCGTTTTCTCAGAGCGCTCAAGCAGTGGCGGCCAAAGGCGGAATGGATCAAAGTCGCCGTCCGCATCGGCATAGTGCTAGTCGGTTTGGCCATGGTGTGCAATATTTTCGGCAGGATTACTCTCTCGGGAATTCTTGGGTTTGCCGGACTTTATGCCATGACTCAAGCAATGGTGTTGCCGGTGTTCTTTGCCATCGTGATCGAATTGATCGTCCTGCAGATGCAGAGCAGCCGGATGAAACAGGGCATTCATCATTCGTTTGAGATCGCTCCGGTTATCAAAAAAATCAACACGCCGCTGTTTCTAATCGCCGCTCTCCTTTGGGTGATCATGCTGGCAGCCAATTTGAATCTGTATCATGTACTCTATCACCAGTTGGTTCAATTTCTCACCATCACCAGAACCATTGGCAGCATCTCGTATAAACTGATCAGCGTACTCTGGCTGTTCGCTGTAATCTGGCTGGCCCATATTCTGCAATGGCTGGTCAGCTTTTTCTTCGGGGATCCCGGAAATGATGCGGATGACTTGAGCCCGCTCGCCAAGAAACAGCAATCGAGGTTGTTGATTCTTCGTTTATTGGTGTTGACCGGTGGATACCTGTTGGCGGTCGCCGCATCGGGATTGCCCCTGGATAAGTTGACGATCCTGCTCGGCGCTCTGGGCATCGGCGTCGGTATGGGCCTGCAAAATGTGGTGAACAATTTTGTCTCAGGCATCATTTTGATTTTTGAAGGCGCTTTTCAGATCGGCGACCAGATCGAAATCAGCGGCCAGGAGGGCAAAGTCAAAGAGATCGGCCTGCGGGCCAGTACGTTGAGCACCGCCGATGGGGCGGACGTGATCATACCCAACGGCAGCATTCTGTCGCAAAATATCGTCAACTGGACCTATAGCAACGACGACAAACGGGTGTTAATCCATTTCGCCCTGTCCGGGAAAGCATTGGATGCCGATCTGATCAATGAGGTCATTCATACCACCCTGGCGGCTATTCCGCAAGTGGCAGCCAAACGAAAACCCGTCATTCTCTATAAGCGGGTAACGCAGGATTCCTGCTGGCTGACCGTGCGCTTCTGGAGCACGGTTCATCAGGCTGACGCAGTGAAAAGCGAAGCGATGCTGCGGCTTAGTGCCGCTTTTACCGCACACAAGATCGAATT contains these protein-coding regions:
- a CDS encoding mechanosensitive ion channel, whose amino-acid sequence is MRQRWIVVCLLACWWNGLFAQRDAGSRSSSGAQSANSGLPADTTRMRFDRSFGRRSIYEQVLPIGEKLALSDFILRIERIDDQINSIADSTRLRFEVVGLSRRIDKITQDINLIRQNTRGRTPSLNMKNLFLYQNLAFELDQENARLQMRTTALYDRVYRAKVNLKAVLSDTVFKRPYTNKGPQNELDFKLLRLKRKWTRTDSLTRVSIDSLNSIKIRIADNSMNLSSMLNMMEFRLDRAGQQLVGPETSVIWRKAVSRLSPVESGRKPVPILTGEQKAIGYYLRHTKGERVAILVLAGLLLLWLYGKRNLLKRIAGQRDQFAFLHMRYLTTHPILALLLVVLCVMLFFDVYAPSSFSAVEHLLILAPASVLFCKLEERRFSRCWIGLGLLFLALFITQLALEPSLAVRIGLLILYAATLWLAIRFLRALKQWRPKAEWIKVAVRIGIVLVGLAMVCNIFGRITLSGILGFAGLYAMTQAMVLPVFFAIVIELIVLQMQSSRMKQGIHHSFEIAPVIKKINTPLFLIAALLWVIMLAANLNLYHVLYHQLVQFLTITRTIGSISYKLISVLWLFAVIWLAHILQWLVSFFFGDPGNDADDLSPLAKKQQSRLLILRLLVLTGGYLLAVAASGLPLDKLTILLGALGIGVGMGLQNVVNNFVSGIILIFEGAFQIGDQIEISGQEGKVKEIGLRASTLSTADGADVIIPNGSILSQNIVNWTYSNDDKRVLIHFALSGKALDADLINEVIHTTLAAIPQVAAKRKPVILYKRVTQDSCWLTVRFWSTVHQADAVKSEAMLRLSAAFTAHKIEFK